The following proteins are encoded in a genomic region of Streptococcus constellatus subsp. constellatus:
- a CDS encoding esterase family protein, which produces MHVEFLSHWSGNLSREMCVNRYGHAGMPVIVFASSGGSHNEYADFSMIEACSWFIETGKIQFFTLSSVDSESWLADWKSPHDRAEMHRAYERYVIEEAIPFIKHKTGWFDPMMTTGCSMGAYHAVNFFLQHPDVFNKVIALSGVYDARYFVGDCLEDEIIYQNSPADYIWNQNDGWFIDRCRNADIIVCTGLGAWEQDGLPSFYTLKEAFEHKNIPAWFAEWGYDVSHDWIWWRKQMPYFLNQLNL; this is translated from the coding sequence ATGCATGTTGAATTTTTAAGTCATTGGAGCGGTAATTTAAGCCGTGAAATGTGTGTGAATCGTTATGGACACGCTGGAATGCCTGTAATCGTTTTTGCTTCATCAGGAGGCAGTCATAATGAATATGCAGATTTTAGTATGATTGAGGCTTGCTCATGGTTTATCGAAACAGGAAAAATCCAATTTTTCACTTTGAGTAGTGTAGATAGTGAAAGCTGGCTGGCTGATTGGAAATCTCCTCACGACCGAGCAGAAATGCACCGAGCCTATGAGCGCTATGTCATTGAGGAAGCCATTCCTTTTATCAAGCATAAAACAGGTTGGTTTGATCCAATGATGACGACAGGTTGTTCCATGGGAGCCTATCACGCTGTTAATTTCTTTCTCCAGCACCCCGATGTCTTCAATAAAGTCATTGCACTGAGCGGAGTTTATGATGCGCGCTATTTTGTTGGTGATTGTTTAGAGGATGAAATAATTTATCAAAATTCACCGGCAGATTATATTTGGAATCAAAATGATGGCTGGTTTATTGATCGCTGTCGCAATGCTGATATTATTGTCTGTACAGGACTTGGTGCATGGGAACAGGACGGACTACCTTCTTTCTACACCTTAAAAGAAGCCTTTGAACATAAGAACATTCCGGCATGGTTTGCTGAATGGGGATATGATGTTTCGCATGACTGGATTTGGTGGCGCAAGCAAATGCCTTATTTTCTCAATCAATTAAACCTATGA
- a CDS encoding alpha/beta hydrolase has product MNHSYFYLEVRTHELEVPYTKQKRRVRVLLPRNYEQNTKKSYPVVYFHDGQNVLYSKESFSGHSWKIIPTIKRNPDIEKMIVVAIDNDGFNRMNEYSAWKYQESTIPGIEFGGKGTEYAEFVMEVVKPFVDEHYRTKSDRAHTGMVGSSLGGNITQFMGIEYQEQIGCLGVFSSANWLHQEAFNRYIERHNLLADQHIYIYVGTEEADDTDKTLMAGNIKQAYIDSSLTYFRQLIAGGLDLENLLFYIQAGAEHNEMAWAEHLPDCLRFFSEKW; this is encoded by the coding sequence ATGAACCATTCCTATTTTTACCTTGAAGTTAGAACACATGAATTAGAAGTACCTTATACTAAACAAAAGCGTCGTGTTCGGGTGCTCCTTCCTAGAAATTATGAGCAAAATACTAAGAAATCTTATCCTGTAGTTTATTTTCATGACGGTCAAAATGTCCTTTATAGTAAGGAGTCTTTTAGCGGTCATTCTTGGAAGATTATTCCAACAATTAAGCGAAATCCGGACATTGAAAAAATGATTGTGGTAGCTATTGACAACGACGGTTTTAATCGAATGAATGAGTATTCTGCTTGGAAATACCAAGAGTCAACTATTCCAGGTATAGAATTTGGAGGCAAAGGGACAGAGTATGCTGAGTTTGTCATGGAAGTTGTCAAACCCTTTGTTGACGAGCATTATCGTACTAAGTCAGACCGAGCACACACGGGCATGGTTGGTTCTTCTTTGGGTGGAAATATTACGCAGTTTATGGGAATTGAATACCAAGAGCAAATCGGTTGCTTGGGGGTTTTCTCATCTGCGAACTGGCTGCACCAAGAAGCATTCAATCGTTATATAGAACGTCATAACTTATTAGCAGATCAGCATATTTATATTTATGTTGGAACAGAAGAAGCAGATGATACAGATAAAACCTTGATGGCTGGCAATATCAAGCAAGCTTATATTGATTCGTCATTAACCTACTTTCGTCAGTTAATTGCAGGTGGTTTAGATTTGGAAAATCTATTGTTTTATATCCAAGCCGGTGCAGAACACAATGAAATGGCTTGGGCTGAGCATTTACCTGATTGCCTTCGCTTCTTTAGTGAAAAATGGTAA
- the trmFO gene encoding methylenetetrahydrofolate--tRNA-(uracil(54)-C(5))-methyltransferase (FADH(2)-oxidizing) TrmFO, with product MSQSYINVIGAGLAGSEAAYQIAKRGIPVKLYEMRGMKSTPQHKTSDFAELVCSNSLRGDSLTNAVGLLKEEMRRLDSIIMRAAEATRVPAGGALAVDRESFSKSVTDELNNHPFIEVIREEITEIPDDTITVIATGPLTSDALAKKIHALNGGIGFYFYDAAAPIVDVNTIDMEKVYLKSRYDKGEAAYLNAPMTKSEFIAFHDALINAEEAPLNAFEKEKYFEGCMPIEVMAKRGIKTMLYGPMKPVGLEYPDDYQGPRDGEFKTPYAVVQLRQDNAAGSLYNIVGFQTHLKWGEQKRVFRMIPGLENAEFVRYGVMHRNSYMDSPNLLTQTFQSKKQQNIFFAGQMTGVEGYVESAASGLVASINAVRLFNRAEAVIFPETTAIGSLPHYITHADSKHFQPMNINFGIIKELDGPRIRDKKERYEKIAKRALQAIESYQNL from the coding sequence ATCTTACATCAATGTCATAGGAGCTGGTCTGGCTGGCAGCGAAGCAGCTTATCAGATTGCTAAACGCGGTATTCCTGTTAAACTGTACGAAATGCGCGGAATGAAATCCACTCCTCAGCATAAGACTAGTGATTTTGCAGAACTAGTCTGTTCTAATTCTCTGCGGGGAGATTCACTGACAAACGCAGTTGGTCTGCTAAAAGAAGAAATGCGCCGTTTGGATTCAATCATTATGCGAGCAGCAGAAGCTACGCGTGTACCGGCCGGAGGAGCGTTAGCGGTTGATAGAGAGAGCTTTTCAAAATCAGTCACCGATGAGCTAAATAATCATCCTTTCATTGAGGTTATTCGTGAGGAAATAACAGAAATCCCTGACGATACGATTACTGTTATTGCGACAGGTCCTTTGACAAGTGATGCACTTGCCAAAAAAATCCATGCGCTAAATGGTGGAATTGGATTTTACTTTTATGATGCTGCAGCACCAATTGTAGATGTCAATACGATTGATATGGAAAAAGTTTATCTCAAGTCTCGCTATGACAAGGGAGAAGCTGCTTATCTAAATGCTCCCATGACTAAAAGTGAATTTATAGCTTTTCACGATGCTTTAATCAATGCTGAGGAAGCGCCTCTCAATGCTTTTGAAAAAGAAAAATATTTTGAAGGCTGCATGCCGATTGAGGTGATGGCTAAGAGAGGGATAAAAACCATGCTCTACGGTCCTATGAAACCGGTCGGCTTGGAATACCCAGATGACTATCAAGGTCCTCGTGATGGAGAATTTAAGACGCCATACGCAGTCGTTCAGCTTCGTCAAGACAATGCAGCTGGGAGCCTTTATAATATCGTTGGATTTCAGACACATCTTAAATGGGGCGAACAGAAGCGCGTTTTTCGGATGATTCCAGGTTTGGAAAATGCAGAGTTTGTTCGCTATGGCGTGATGCACCGTAATTCTTACATGGATTCACCGAATCTTCTGACTCAAACTTTTCAGTCTAAAAAACAACAGAATATCTTCTTTGCGGGTCAGATGACTGGTGTAGAGGGATATGTGGAATCCGCTGCATCTGGACTCGTAGCTAGTATCAATGCAGTTCGTCTTTTCAATAGAGCAGAAGCTGTGATCTTTCCAGAAACAACTGCTATTGGAAGCTTACCTCATTATATCACGCACGCTGACAGCAAACATTTCCAGCCGATGAATATCAACTTTGGAATTATCAAAGAATTGGACGGTCCTCGAATTCGAGACAAGAAAGAACGCTATGAAAAAATAGCAAAACGAGCTCTACAAGCTATCGAAAGCTATCAAAATCTCTAA